A window of the Streptomyces albireticuli genome harbors these coding sequences:
- the fabG gene encoding 3-oxoacyl-ACP reductase FabG: MSRSVFITGGNRGIGLAVARAMAADGDRVAVGYRSGEPPEGLFGVRCEVTDPESVDAAFAAVTAEQGPVDVLVANAGITRDTLLLRMDDAAFDDVLATNLQGVFRTVRAAAGGMLAARGGRIVLMSSALGFLGSPGQANYAATKTALVGFARSLAWELGSRGVTVNVVAPGIIETDMTKRLTDRRMKDVMRMTPLGRTGTAEEVAAAVRFLAGESASYVTGAVLPVGGGIGMGI, from the coding sequence ATGTCACGTTCCGTTTTCATCACCGGGGGGAACCGGGGGATCGGCCTGGCCGTCGCCCGGGCGATGGCCGCCGACGGGGACCGGGTGGCCGTCGGCTACCGCTCCGGCGAGCCGCCGGAGGGCCTCTTCGGCGTGCGCTGCGAGGTCACCGACCCGGAGTCGGTCGACGCCGCCTTCGCGGCCGTCACGGCCGAACAGGGGCCCGTCGACGTCCTGGTGGCCAACGCGGGCATCACCCGCGACACCCTGCTGCTCCGTATGGACGACGCCGCCTTCGACGACGTGCTCGCCACCAACCTCCAAGGGGTGTTCCGCACCGTCCGGGCCGCCGCCGGCGGCATGCTCGCGGCGCGCGGCGGCCGCATCGTCCTGATGTCCTCCGCGCTCGGCTTCCTCGGCTCCCCCGGGCAGGCGAACTACGCGGCCACCAAGACGGCCCTGGTGGGTTTCGCGCGCTCCCTCGCCTGGGAACTCGGCTCCCGGGGCGTGACCGTCAACGTCGTCGCCCCCGGCATCATCGAGACCGACATGACCAAGCGGCTCACCGACCGCCGGATGAAGGACGTCATGCGGATGACGCCCCTCGGCCGGACGGGCACCGCCGAGGAGGTCGCCGCCGCCGTCCGCTTCCTGGCGGGGGAGTCGGCCTCGTACGTCACCGGGGCCGTCCTTCCCGTCGGCGGCGGTATCGGCATGGGCATCTGA
- a CDS encoding 3-oxoacyl-[acyl-carrier-protein] synthase III C-terminal domain-containing protein, translated as MRPVEAVGITAAELWLPDGRERASDAVGDGRLRARAARELGHDTVPAAEDVPAPDMAVEAARTALAAAGVAAGDVDMVCHAWMYYQGHDLWSPAHYIAARLGAHDALPVGVQQVCNGGSAAVELTAAWLAAARASRPGTPRRGLLTTGDRFAGPGFDRWAGDYGVVYGDAGTAVLLTVPATPRDPLVLLSVATAAAPELEAMHRGTDPFAPAARTVRERVDMRATKRAYLTEWGSDGFNATNEAAIRKVVADALRDAGSGPGDPRLRYAVLPRFGLKSLNESWIPVLSATLSADLLDPGRDTGHLGAGDSAAGLAELVRAGTLAPGERALVFSAGAGFTWSCLVVERPAAPPAG; from the coding sequence ATGAGACCGGTGGAGGCCGTGGGGATCACGGCCGCTGAGCTCTGGCTGCCCGACGGGCGGGAGCGGGCGTCCGACGCCGTCGGGGACGGGAGGCTGCGCGCCCGCGCGGCCCGCGAGCTGGGCCACGACACGGTCCCGGCGGCCGAGGACGTCCCCGCGCCCGACATGGCGGTCGAGGCGGCGCGCACGGCGCTGGCCGCGGCCGGGGTCGCGGCCGGTGACGTCGACATGGTCTGCCACGCGTGGATGTACTACCAGGGCCACGACCTGTGGTCGCCCGCCCACTACATCGCCGCGCGGCTCGGCGCGCACGACGCCCTGCCGGTCGGCGTCCAGCAGGTGTGCAACGGCGGTTCGGCCGCCGTGGAACTCACCGCCGCCTGGCTCGCCGCGGCGCGCGCGAGCCGCCCCGGGACCCCGCGCCGGGGACTGCTGACCACGGGCGACCGCTTCGCCGGGCCCGGCTTCGACCGGTGGGCCGGCGACTACGGGGTCGTCTACGGCGACGCCGGCACGGCGGTGCTGCTGACCGTGCCCGCCACGCCGCGGGACCCGCTGGTGCTGCTGTCGGTCGCCACGGCCGCCGCACCGGAGCTGGAGGCCATGCACCGCGGCACGGACCCCTTCGCCCCGGCCGCCCGCACCGTGCGCGAACGGGTGGACATGCGGGCCACCAAACGCGCGTACCTGACCGAGTGGGGCAGCGACGGCTTCAACGCGACGAACGAGGCGGCCATCCGTAAGGTCGTCGCGGACGCCCTGCGCGACGCCGGGAGCGGGCCCGGCGACCCGCGCCTGCGGTACGCCGTCCTGCCGCGCTTCGGCCTCAAGTCCCTGAACGAGTCGTGGATCCCGGTCCTCTCCGCCACGCTCTCCGCCGACCTGCTGGACCCCGGGCGCGACACCGGCCACCTGGGCGCGGGCGACTCCGCCGCCGGCCTGGCCGAACTGGTGCGCGCGGGCACTCTGGCGCCCGGCGAGCGGGCGCTGGTCTTCAGCGCCGGCGCCGGATTCACCTGGTCGTGCCTCGTGGTGGAGCGCCCGGCCGCGCCTCCGGCGGGCTGA
- a CDS encoding acyl carrier protein, producing the protein MSDATISEELRTKVRAIVGDVLEVEDEGALTDESSFADDFDADSLLVIEIFSRFERDLGIKIPQEDLTELDDLPSAYAVVAKHSAGQVAGV; encoded by the coding sequence ATGAGCGACGCCACCATTTCCGAGGAGCTCCGGACCAAGGTCCGGGCGATCGTCGGCGACGTCCTCGAGGTGGAGGACGAGGGCGCCCTCACGGACGAGAGCAGCTTCGCCGACGACTTCGACGCGGACTCGCTGCTCGTCATCGAGATCTTCTCGCGCTTCGAGCGGGACCTCGGCATCAAGATCCCGCAGGAGGACCTGACCGAGCTGGACGACCTGCCGTCGGCCTACGCGGTGGTGGCGAAGCACAGCGCCGGCCAGGTCGCCGGTGTCTGA
- a CDS encoding beta-ketoacyl-[acyl-carrier-protein] synthase family protein → MSERSTGQVRRVAVTGLGAVSGLGLGAREFTAAIREGRSGIGPAGQFDTTGFDHTLAGEVTDFDPAALLERLDHREWGRSGQFAAAAARMAVEDAGIDPGALAALRTASCFGTTNGESQVLERLATQRVRQGVEHLDGALAGRADAGRIATAVNHELGLTGEALTLGTACAAGNYAVGYGFDLVSSGEADAVLCGGADASNRATHAGFHRLGALAADVPRPFDEHRDGIVTAEGGAALLLEPLEAALARGARVYAEVLGYGMTCDARHMTNPHGPSIAECVRRAHRTAGVKPEEVDYICAHGTGTPANEAAEVAAVREAFGDSAPLPPISSVKSMIGHTMGAAAAFGALVCCAALHEGFLPPSATVRDVDPALGPDLDCVPGRAREARLSIAQNHGFAFGGNNAVAIFGRFDA, encoded by the coding sequence GTGTCTGAGCGGAGCACCGGGCAGGTCCGCCGGGTGGCCGTCACCGGGCTCGGGGCGGTGAGCGGTCTGGGCCTGGGCGCCCGGGAGTTCACCGCCGCGATCCGTGAGGGCCGCAGCGGCATCGGTCCGGCGGGGCAGTTCGACACCACCGGCTTCGACCACACCCTGGCCGGTGAGGTGACGGACTTCGACCCCGCCGCCCTCCTGGAGCGGCTGGACCACCGTGAGTGGGGCCGCAGCGGGCAGTTCGCCGCCGCCGCGGCCCGGATGGCGGTCGAGGACGCCGGGATCGACCCCGGCGCCCTCGCCGCCCTCCGCACGGCCAGCTGCTTCGGCACCACCAACGGCGAGTCGCAGGTCCTGGAGCGGCTCGCCACCCAGCGGGTGCGCCAGGGCGTCGAGCACCTCGACGGCGCCCTGGCGGGCCGGGCCGACGCCGGCCGCATCGCGACCGCCGTCAACCACGAACTCGGCCTGACCGGCGAGGCGCTGACCCTCGGCACCGCCTGCGCGGCGGGCAACTACGCCGTCGGCTACGGTTTCGACCTGGTCAGCTCCGGGGAGGCGGACGCGGTGCTGTGCGGCGGCGCCGACGCCTCCAACCGGGCGACGCACGCCGGCTTCCACCGCCTCGGCGCGCTCGCCGCCGACGTCCCCCGGCCGTTCGACGAGCACCGGGACGGCATCGTCACCGCCGAGGGCGGCGCGGCGCTGCTCCTGGAGCCCCTGGAGGCCGCGCTCGCCCGTGGCGCCCGCGTCTACGCGGAGGTGCTGGGGTACGGCATGACGTGCGACGCGCGGCACATGACCAACCCGCACGGCCCCTCCATCGCCGAGTGCGTCCGGCGCGCCCACCGCACGGCCGGCGTCAAGCCGGAGGAGGTGGACTACATCTGCGCCCACGGCACGGGGACCCCGGCGAACGAGGCCGCCGAGGTCGCGGCCGTACGCGAGGCGTTCGGCGACTCCGCGCCGCTCCCGCCCATCAGCTCGGTGAAGTCGATGATCGGCCACACGATGGGCGCGGCGGCCGCCTTCGGCGCGCTGGTGTGCTGCGCGGCCCTGCACGAGGGCTTCCTGCCGCCGAGCGCGACCGTGCGCGACGTCGACCCGGCACTCGGGCCGGACCTGGACTGCGTGCCCGGGCGGGCGCGGGAGGCACGGCTGTCCATCGCCCAGAACCATGGCTTCGCCTTCGGCGGGAACAACGCCGTGGCGATCTTCGGAAGGTTCGACGCATGA
- a CDS encoding beta-ketoacyl synthase N-terminal-like domain-containing protein — MTLTTAPRSTGGAADPWAPDRSEARPEARFPVPAVDLLGCAVHSAAGPGLAALGAALEGRGPAVADAADRPAAPGDVPYPPLDVRPAAGFDPAAVLGRKGLSRLTRTDLLGVATCTEALEAAGGPGGLNGLAGPDGSAVAGETGVVLGSALGSASAVAEFTRDTLVQERPYLVNPSAFPSTLMNSAASRAAIRHGLTGLNATVSGGPLASLHALRYARNALVRGHARQLLVGGVEELSPHGAWAWHRAGALAPGTALGEGCAVFVTRLAAGPGPAAGPAPLARLLACDIGSAGPEAGPLGVARRLADCVRGALARSGVAPEDVAVAAVGAAGRRGWAAVEERGLRLAFGPGPEPRRLRVQPVLGETHSAGGALQLAAVLARWQQPAAAAEGAAVITSVGPDGSVGCAVVVRPESA; from the coding sequence ATGACCCTGACGACGGCCCCGCGCAGCACGGGCGGGGCGGCGGACCCGTGGGCACCTGACCGGTCGGAGGCCCGGCCGGAGGCGCGGTTCCCCGTGCCCGCGGTGGATCTCCTCGGCTGCGCGGTCCACAGCGCGGCGGGCCCCGGCCTGGCCGCGCTCGGCGCGGCGCTGGAGGGGCGGGGCCCGGCCGTCGCGGACGCGGCGGACCGCCCGGCCGCCCCCGGTGACGTGCCGTACCCCCCGCTGGACGTCCGCCCGGCGGCCGGTTTCGACCCGGCCGCCGTCCTGGGCCGCAAGGGGCTGAGCCGGCTGACCCGTACGGACCTGCTGGGCGTGGCCACCTGCACGGAGGCGCTGGAGGCGGCCGGCGGGCCCGGCGGGTTGAACGGCCTTGCCGGGCCGGACGGTTCGGCGGTGGCCGGTGAGACGGGTGTGGTGCTCGGCAGCGCGCTGGGCAGCGCGAGCGCCGTCGCGGAGTTCACCCGGGACACGCTCGTCCAGGAGCGCCCGTACCTCGTGAACCCGTCCGCCTTCCCCAGCACCCTGATGAACTCGGCGGCGAGCCGGGCGGCCATCCGGCACGGCCTCACCGGGCTCAACGCGACGGTGTCGGGCGGCCCCCTGGCCTCCCTGCACGCGCTGCGCTACGCCCGGAACGCGCTGGTGCGCGGCCACGCGCGGCAGTTGCTCGTGGGCGGCGTCGAGGAGCTCTCGCCGCACGGCGCCTGGGCCTGGCACCGGGCCGGCGCGCTCGCCCCGGGCACCGCGCTCGGCGAGGGCTGCGCCGTCTTCGTCACCCGCCTGGCGGCCGGGCCGGGCCCCGCGGCCGGGCCCGCGCCGCTCGCCCGGCTGCTCGCCTGCGACATCGGCTCCGCCGGCCCGGAGGCGGGCCCCCTCGGCGTGGCCCGCAGGCTCGCCGACTGCGTGCGCGGCGCCCTGGCCCGCAGCGGCGTCGCCCCCGAGGACGTCGCGGTGGCGGCCGTCGGCGCCGCCGGACGGCGCGGCTGGGCCGCCGTTGAGGAGCGCGGGCTGCGCCTGGCGTTCGGGCCCGGCCCGGAGCCCCGCAGGCTGCGCGTGCAGCCGGTGCTGGGCGAGACCCACAGCGCGGGCGGCGCCCTCCAGCTCGCGGCGGTCCTGGCCCGCTGGCAGCAGCCTGCGGCGGCCGCCGAGGGCGCCGCCGTGATCACTTCGGTGGGCCCCGACGGTTCGGTCGGCTGCGCCGTCGTCGTACGCCCCGAGTCCGCCTGA
- a CDS encoding ScbA/BarX family gamma-butyrolactone biosynthesis protein produces MHTATVHPAAGEELSPPVPAPAFERTVPRGMVHRWALSEVFLTDSIGGDDARFTAAAQLPLSHGYFRDHRGAGRDFHDALLVLESCRQAVTYAAHVHEDVPLSTTFMVTSWSLDVTDPAALACGERPGELVAEARVTDRQRRGGRLRRLVFAMDLRLDGRPLGRLTMDVSCTPTDQYHALRRMQRGSDAPTAFTLPADPAGEPAAPSAVGRLDPGNVVLDAVRGTADGTLEAALSPRTFRNRSMYDHPYDHVPAMVFSEAARQCAALLGGGDGGTGHGPGRVLRLDGEFAKFAELDAPVRLAAAREPAADGPASYRLTATQREDTVARLTITVG; encoded by the coding sequence ATGCACACCGCGACCGTTCACCCCGCCGCCGGCGAGGAGCTGTCCCCGCCGGTACCGGCGCCCGCCTTCGAGCGGACCGTCCCGCGCGGGATGGTCCACCGCTGGGCCCTCTCCGAGGTGTTCCTGACCGACTCGATCGGCGGGGACGACGCGCGCTTCACGGCGGCCGCCCAGCTGCCCCTCTCCCACGGCTACTTCCGCGACCACCGCGGGGCCGGCCGCGACTTCCACGACGCGCTGCTCGTCCTGGAGAGCTGCCGCCAGGCGGTGACCTACGCGGCCCACGTGCACGAGGACGTCCCGCTCTCGACCACGTTCATGGTCACCTCCTGGTCCCTGGATGTGACCGACCCCGCCGCGCTGGCCTGCGGCGAGCGCCCCGGCGAGCTGGTCGCCGAGGCCCGGGTCACCGACCGGCAGCGGCGCGGCGGCCGGCTGCGCCGCCTGGTCTTCGCCATGGACCTGCGGCTCGACGGCCGGCCCCTGGGCCGGCTGACGATGGACGTCAGCTGCACCCCGACCGACCAGTACCACGCGCTGCGCCGGATGCAGCGCGGCTCGGACGCCCCGACCGCCTTCACCCTGCCCGCCGACCCGGCGGGCGAGCCGGCCGCGCCCTCGGCCGTGGGCCGCCTCGACCCGGGCAACGTGGTGCTCGACGCGGTCCGCGGCACGGCCGACGGCACCCTGGAGGCCGCCCTCAGCCCGCGCACCTTCCGCAACCGGAGCATGTACGACCACCCCTACGACCACGTCCCGGCGATGGTCTTCAGCGAGGCGGCGCGGCAGTGCGCGGCGCTGCTCGGGGGCGGCGACGGAGGCACCGGCCACGGCCCCGGGCGGGTGCTGCGGCTGGACGGCGAGTTCGCGAAGTTCGCCGAGCTGGACGCGCCGGTGCGCCTGGCCGCCGCGCGCGAGCCGGCGGCGGACGGCCCCGCCTCGTACCGCCTGACCGCGACGCAGCGGGAGGACACCGTGGCGCGGCTGACCATCACGGTCGGCTGA
- a CDS encoding HAD family hydrolase gives MSTAAPGVAFFDVDETLITLKSMFDFYDFFLDSLGHSDEEKERLSRDARDLLTPGLPREQGNRLFYRRFAGYAVEQVAETGRRWFDHHQARGGLFHDDVLAALRAHRADGVETVLVSGSFPACLDPVAAYAGADRLYSTVLEARDGRYTGEVLRTMIGDAKAETARAVIEERKVAAGDCYAYGDHVSDLDLLRLVGHPVAVGAHPAVVEEAERLGWRRLAGTAGALTTP, from the coding sequence ATGTCCACGGCCGCACCCGGCGTCGCCTTCTTCGACGTCGACGAAACGCTCATCACCCTCAAGAGCATGTTCGACTTCTACGACTTCTTCCTCGACTCGCTGGGCCACAGCGACGAGGAGAAGGAGCGGCTGAGCCGCGACGCGAGGGACCTGCTCACCCCCGGGCTCCCCCGCGAGCAGGGGAACCGGCTCTTCTACCGGCGCTTCGCCGGCTACGCCGTGGAGCAGGTCGCGGAGACCGGCCGCCGCTGGTTCGACCACCACCAGGCGCGCGGCGGCCTCTTCCACGACGACGTGCTGGCCGCGCTGCGCGCCCACCGCGCGGACGGCGTCGAGACCGTGCTCGTCTCCGGTTCGTTCCCGGCCTGCCTGGACCCGGTGGCCGCGTACGCGGGGGCCGACCGCCTCTACTCGACCGTGCTGGAGGCGCGCGACGGCCGCTACACCGGCGAGGTCCTGCGGACGATGATCGGCGACGCCAAGGCGGAGACCGCGCGCGCCGTCATCGAGGAGCGGAAGGTCGCGGCCGGGGACTGCTACGCCTACGGGGACCACGTCTCGGACCTGGACCTGCTGCGGCTGGTCGGCCACCCGGTCGCCGTGGGCGCGCACCCGGCCGTCGTCGAGGAGGCGGAGCGCCTCGGCTGGCGGCGCCTCGCGGGCACGGCGGGGGCGCTCACGACGCCTTGA
- a CDS encoding ATP-binding protein, translating into MSMWWSLHLRREAASVPLARRLLVGTMETAGVDPEISYDLSVALSEACANAVEHGGDSSTGYLVTAFIDGDTCRIEVTDSGPGFPEQPRPRDRRRPQRPARATRTRTPAPAQDEHGRGLFLIESLTDHVRVRNRPGRQGAVVSFDKILKWREGALLKAS; encoded by the coding sequence ATGAGCATGTGGTGGTCACTCCATCTGCGACGCGAGGCCGCGAGCGTGCCGCTCGCCCGTAGGCTGCTGGTCGGCACCATGGAGACGGCGGGCGTGGACCCCGAGATCTCCTACGATCTGTCGGTCGCCCTCAGCGAGGCGTGTGCCAACGCCGTCGAACACGGCGGCGACTCCTCGACCGGCTATCTGGTCACCGCGTTCATCGACGGCGACACCTGCCGGATCGAGGTCACGGACTCCGGGCCGGGCTTCCCCGAGCAGCCCCGCCCCCGTGACCGCCGCCGCCCCCAGCGCCCCGCCCGCGCCACCCGCACCAGGACCCCGGCCCCCGCCCAGGACGAACACGGCAGGGGCCTCTTCCTGATCGAGTCGCTCACCGATCACGTCCGCGTGCGGAACCGCCCGGGGCGGCAGGGCGCGGTGGTCAGCTTCGACAAGATCCTCAAGTGGCGGGAGGGCGCGCTGCTCAAGGCGTCGTGA
- a CDS encoding YcnI family protein has product MNTSLGRLRRLPVIGGVTAGAVLLLAGPAFAHVSVQPGTAEKGGYSTIAFKVPNEKNDASTVKLEVTLDPKHPLSSVTVQPVPGWDVKVEKSKLDKPLQTHGKTIDEAVSKITWTGGKIEPGQFQQFPLSVGQLPTDVDELVFKALQTYSDDDVVRWIDPSKPGGEEAEHPAPVLKLVAKGDKDKAADKGGKSADGKDTRAAASSASSGKSEDSSDTTARVLGVVGIVVGIAGVAFGVLAGRRRSA; this is encoded by the coding sequence ATGAACACCTCTCTCGGCCGTCTCCGCCGTCTCCCCGTCATCGGCGGCGTCACCGCCGGCGCCGTCCTGCTCCTCGCCGGTCCCGCCTTCGCGCACGTCAGCGTGCAGCCCGGCACCGCCGAGAAGGGCGGCTACAGCACCATCGCCTTCAAGGTGCCGAACGAGAAGAACGACGCCTCGACGGTGAAGCTGGAGGTCACGCTCGACCCGAAGCACCCGCTCTCCTCGGTGACCGTGCAGCCCGTCCCGGGCTGGGACGTCAAGGTCGAGAAGTCCAAGCTCGACAAGCCGCTCCAGACCCACGGCAAGACGATCGACGAGGCCGTCAGCAAGATCACCTGGACCGGCGGCAAGATCGAGCCGGGCCAGTTCCAGCAGTTCCCGCTCTCCGTCGGCCAGCTGCCCACGGACGTCGACGAGCTGGTCTTCAAGGCCCTCCAGACCTACTCCGACGACGACGTCGTGCGCTGGATCGACCCGTCCAAGCCGGGCGGCGAGGAGGCCGAGCACCCCGCGCCGGTGCTGAAGCTCGTCGCGAAGGGCGACAAGGACAAGGCCGCCGACAAGGGCGGCAAGTCCGCCGACGGCAAGGACACCCGGGCCGCCGCCTCGTCCGCGTCCTCCGGCAAGAGCGAGGACTCCTCCGACACGACCGCCCGGGTGCTCGGCGTCGTCGGCATCGTCGTCGGCATCGCGGGCGTGGCCTTCGGCGTGCTCGCCGGCCGCCGCCGCTCCGCCTGA
- a CDS encoding SCO family protein — MRTKILGVALATAAALALTACGGSDGDGDKPAADVSVAPKKAAITLDSPKAKPDLVLTDTDEKKYELVKETKGHPVLLYFGYTYCPDVCSTVVSDMATAAKKLPEADRKNLKIVFVTTDPARDTPKRMREWLDAQGGQDIVGLTGDFDTIQAAAKPLGIFVEKPKKEKDGSITVSHGAEVVGFSPKDDGGRWIYTAETTAAQYAKDLPKIVKGENP; from the coding sequence ATGCGCACCAAGATCCTGGGCGTGGCACTGGCCACCGCCGCCGCGCTCGCCCTCACCGCCTGCGGCGGCTCGGACGGCGACGGCGACAAGCCCGCGGCGGACGTCTCCGTCGCGCCCAAGAAGGCCGCGATCACCCTGGACAGCCCGAAGGCCAAGCCCGACCTGGTCCTCACGGACACGGACGAGAAGAAGTACGAGCTGGTCAAGGAGACCAAGGGCCACCCCGTCCTGCTCTACTTCGGCTACACCTACTGCCCGGACGTCTGCTCGACCGTCGTCTCCGACATGGCCACCGCGGCGAAGAAGCTGCCGGAGGCCGACCGGAAGAACCTGAAGATCGTCTTCGTCACCACCGACCCCGCCCGGGACACCCCCAAGCGGATGCGGGAGTGGCTCGACGCCCAGGGCGGTCAGGACATCGTCGGCCTGACCGGCGACTTCGACACGATCCAGGCGGCCGCCAAGCCGCTCGGCATCTTCGTGGAGAAGCCGAAGAAGGAGAAGGACGGCTCCATCACCGTCAGCCATGGCGCCGAGGTCGTCGGGTTCTCGCCCAAGGACGACGGCGGCCGTTGGATCTACACCGCGGAAACCACCGCAGCCCAGTACGCCAAAGATCTCCCGAAGATCGTCAAGGGGGAGAACCCGTGA
- a CDS encoding copper chaperone PCu(A)C translates to MRKTTTATAAALPLLLAGGMLLVTGCQSEKNALASDKPELSVSGAYLPQPAMPDMAAAYLTVKNDGGKADQLTSVTSPLSGDITMHTTEGSQMKHAAKLEVPAKGELKLTRGGTHLMLGKLGHKPKVGEKIEFTLHFATTGAVKVQVPVESTTFRPQG, encoded by the coding sequence ATGCGCAAGACCACCACCGCCACCGCCGCCGCCCTGCCGCTGCTGCTCGCCGGGGGCATGCTCCTGGTGACCGGCTGCCAGTCGGAGAAGAACGCCCTGGCGTCCGACAAGCCCGAGCTCTCGGTCAGCGGCGCCTACCTGCCGCAGCCCGCGATGCCGGACATGGCCGCCGCCTACCTGACCGTCAAGAACGACGGCGGTAAGGCCGACCAGCTGACGTCCGTCACCAGCCCGCTCTCGGGCGACATCACCATGCACACCACCGAGGGCTCGCAGATGAAGCACGCGGCGAAGCTGGAGGTGCCGGCGAAGGGCGAGCTGAAGCTCACCCGTGGTGGCACCCACCTGATGCTCGGCAAGCTCGGGCACAAGCCGAAGGTGGGCGAGAAGATCGAGTTCACGCTCCACTTCGCCACGACCGGTGCCGTGAAGGTCCAGGTGCCGGTCGAGTCCACCACCTTCCGCCCCCAGGGCTGA
- a CDS encoding FixH family protein, with protein MRTLTAGRLLPLLGALLAALLCALGPGAGTASAHAALTATDPATGSVVPAAPQRVTLTFSEGVLLSADSVRVLDPRGERVDEGRPTHVDGKSSTASVGLRTGLVDGTYTVAWQAVSADSHPVAGAFTFSVGAPSKTAAKVTTAQVDPTVGWMYGTARYAAYAGFALLVGGCVFAGVCRSSRPVQRVAVGGWVALFASTAALLLLRGAYTSGKGPGSALDLSLLGDVLNTKPGAALLSRLLLLSAAAVFLAVLFGSFARGDDGRTGQERRDVAFGLGIGGTVVATGLAATWAMAEHASAGLQTWLAMPVDVLHLLGVAVWLGGLAALLATLWAGDPVPGAAVRRFSRLAFASVCVLVATGLYQSWRQVGSWGALTGTEYGRLLLIKAGLVAVLVGAAFFSRRWTGRLTDRAEPRKARPVPKAPAAGKGGASPERAAQLARQQAALTKAAGKRRRDADEGRSGLRRTVLAETGIAVILLVVTTMLTGTQPGRAETEQREAGAAGGTRATAPAAGPAEVRIPYDTGGPGGRGTATVRIDPARSGDNTLDVRVAGPDGKPVDVPQLEVSFTEPRKKIGPLRAPLERLSAGRWRATGLQLPMAGEWRLTLTVRTSDIDQITELRNVKIN; from the coding sequence ATGAGGACCCTGACCGCCGGACGGCTGCTGCCCCTCCTCGGGGCGCTGCTCGCCGCGCTGCTGTGCGCGCTCGGACCCGGCGCGGGCACCGCGTCGGCACACGCCGCGCTGACCGCGACCGACCCCGCCACCGGCTCGGTGGTGCCGGCCGCCCCCCAGCGGGTCACGCTGACCTTCTCCGAGGGGGTGCTGCTGAGCGCCGACTCCGTGCGGGTCCTCGACCCGCGCGGCGAGCGCGTCGACGAGGGCCGGCCCACGCACGTGGACGGCAAGTCGAGCACGGCGTCCGTGGGACTGCGCACCGGGCTCGTGGACGGTACGTACACGGTGGCCTGGCAGGCCGTCTCCGCGGACAGCCATCCGGTGGCCGGGGCCTTCACCTTCTCCGTCGGCGCGCCGTCGAAGACGGCCGCCAAGGTGACGACCGCCCAGGTCGACCCGACCGTCGGCTGGATGTACGGCACCGCGCGGTACGCCGCGTACGCCGGCTTCGCGCTGCTCGTCGGCGGCTGCGTCTTCGCGGGCGTGTGCCGCTCCTCGCGGCCCGTCCAGCGGGTCGCGGTGGGCGGCTGGGTCGCCCTCTTCGCCTCGACGGCCGCGCTGTTGCTGCTGCGCGGCGCGTACACGAGCGGCAAGGGGCCGGGCTCCGCTCTGGACCTGTCGCTGCTCGGCGACGTGCTGAACACCAAGCCGGGCGCGGCGCTGCTGTCGCGGCTGCTGCTGCTGAGCGCCGCCGCGGTCTTCCTGGCCGTCCTCTTCGGCTCGTTCGCCCGCGGGGACGACGGCCGCACCGGGCAGGAGCGGCGGGACGTCGCGTTCGGGCTCGGCATCGGCGGCACGGTCGTCGCCACCGGGCTGGCCGCGACCTGGGCGATGGCCGAGCACGCGTCGGCCGGGCTCCAGACCTGGCTGGCGATGCCGGTCGATGTCCTGCACCTGCTGGGCGTCGCGGTGTGGCTGGGCGGGCTGGCGGCCCTGCTGGCCACCCTGTGGGCCGGGGACCCGGTCCCCGGCGCGGCCGTGCGGCGCTTCTCCCGGCTCGCCTTCGCCTCGGTGTGCGTGCTGGTGGCGACGGGGCTCTACCAGTCCTGGCGGCAGGTCGGCTCGTGGGGCGCGCTCACCGGCACCGAGTACGGGCGGCTGCTGCTGATCAAGGCGGGCCTGGTGGCCGTCCTGGTCGGGGCGGCCTTCTTCTCCCGGCGCTGGACGGGCCGGCTCACGGACCGCGCGGAGCCGCGGAAGGCCAGGCCCGTCCCGAAGGCCCCGGCCGCCGGCAAGGGCGGTGCCTCTCCCGAGCGGGCCGCCCAGCTGGCCCGGCAGCAGGCCGCGCTCACCAAGGCCGCCGGGAAGCGGCGGCGCGACGCGGACGAGGGCCGCAGCGGACTGCGCCGCACCGTCCTCGCCGAGACCGGAATCGCCGTGATCCTCCTCGTCGTCACCACGATGCTCACCGGCACCCAGCCGGGCCGCGCGGAGACCGAGCAGCGGGAGGCGGGGGCGGCCGGCGGCACCCGGGCCACGGCACCCGCCGCCGGCCCGGCCGAGGTGCGGATCCCGTACGACACCGGCGGTCCGGGCGGCCGCGGCACGGCCACCGTGCGGATCGACCCGGCGCGCTCGGGCGACAACACCCTGGACGTCCGCGTGGCCGGCCCGGACGGCAAGCCCGTCGACGTACCGCAGCTGGAGGTCTCCTTCACGGAGCCCCGGAAGAAGATCGGTCCGCTGCGCGCCCCGCTGGAGCGTCTCTCCGCGGGCCGCTGGCGGGCCACCGGCCTCCAGCTCCCCATGGCCGGCGAGTGGCGGCTCACCCTGACCGTACGGACCTCCGACATCGACCAGATCACGGAACTCAGGAACGTGAAGATCAACTGA